The proteins below are encoded in one region of Saccopteryx leptura isolate mSacLep1 chromosome 1, mSacLep1_pri_phased_curated, whole genome shotgun sequence:
- the TCF20 gene encoding transcription factor 20 isoform X5, producing MQSFREQSSYHGNQQSYPQEVHSSSRLEEFSPRQAQMFQNFGGAGGGSGGSSGGSSGGRRGTTAAAAAMTSETSGHQGYQSFRKEAGDFYYMASNKDPVATGTPQPPQRRPSGPVQSYGPPQGSSFGNQYGSEGHVGQFQAQHSGLGGVSHYQQDYTGPFSPGSAQYQQQASSQQQQQQQQQVQQLRQQLYQSHQPLPQAAGQPATGSSHLQPMQRPSTLPSTAAGYQLRVGQFGQHYQSSAASSSSSSFPSPQRFSQSGQSYDSSYSVNAGSQYEGHNVSSNAQAYGTQSNYSYQPPSMKNFEQAKIPQGTQQGQQQQPPQQQAQQQPQQQHAPQHVMQYTSAATKLPLQSQVGQYSQPEVPVRSPMQFHQNFSPISNPSPAASVVQSPSCSSTPSPLMQSGENLPCGQGSVPMASRNRILQLMPQLSPTPSMMPSPNSHAAGFKGFGLEGVPEKRLTDPGLSSLSALSTQVANLPNTVQHMLLSDALTPQKKTSKRPSSSSKKADSCTNSEGSSQPEEQLKSPMAESLDGGCSSSSEDQGERVRQLSGQSTSSDTTYKGGASEKAGSSPAQGAPNEAPRLSASPAAREEATSPGAKDTSPSSESNPKVNEKTVGVIVSREAMTTRAEKPGGQDKGSQEDDPTATQRPPSTGGAKETSHAVLPQPEPPGGGSKGNKSGDNSNHNGEGNGQSGHPAVGSGFIGRTEPSKSPGSLRYSYKDSFGSAMPRNVGGFPQYPTGQDKGDFTGHGERKGRNEKFPSLLQEVLQGYHHHPDRRYSRSSQEHQGMAGGLEGTTRPNVLISQTNELASRGLLNKSIGSLLENPHWGPWERKSGSTAAEMKQINLADYPIPRKFEIEPQSSVHEPGGSLSERRSVICDISPLRQIVRDPGAHSLGHMGADTRLGRNERLNPSLSQSVILPGGLVSMETKLKSQSGQIKEEDFEQSKSQASFNNKKSGDHCHPASIKHESYRGNASPGSAAHDSISDYGPQDSRPTPMRRVPGRIGGREGMRGRSPSQYHDFSEKLKMSPGRSRGPGGDPHHMNPHMTFSERANRSSLHTPFSPNSESLASAYHTNTRAHAYGDPSAGLNSQLHYKRQMYQQQQEEYKDWSSSSAQGVIAAAQHRQEGARKSPRQQQFLDRVRSPVKNDKDGMMYGPPMGTYHDPSGQESGRCLMSSDGLSNKGIELKHGSQKLQQESCWDLSRQTSPAKSSCPPGMSNQKRYGPPHETDGHGLAESTQSSKPSNVMLRLPGQEDHSSQNPLIMRRRVRSFISPIPSKRQSQDMRNSNTEDKGRLLHPSKEGSDKAFNSYAHLSHSQDFKSIPKRESTKDLPSSDGRNCPAVTLTSPAKTKILPPRKGRGLKLEAIVQKITSPNIRRSASSNSAEVGGDTVTLDDILSLKSGPPEGGNVAVQDAEMEKRKGEVVSDLVCPKNQELNVEKPIARSSEEWRGIGDDKVKTETHPDMITAGKEPPGAMTSTTSQKPGSNQGRPDGSLGGAAPLIFPDSKNVPAAAGLAPEANPKAEEKETDTVTISPKQEGFPPKGYFPSGKKKGRPIGSVNKQKKQQQPPPPPPQPPHIPEGSADGEPKPKKQRQRRERRKPGAQPRKRKTKQAVPIVEPQEPEIKLKYATQPLDKSDAKNKSFFPYIHVVNKCELGAVCTIINAEEEEQTKLVRGRKGQRSLTPPPSSTESKALPASSFMLQGPVVTESSVMGHLVCCLCGKWASYRNMGDLFGPFYPQDYAATLPKNPPPKRTTEMQSKVKVRHKSASNGSKTDTEEEEEQQQQKEQRSLAAHPRFKRRHRSEDCGGGPRSLARGLPCKKATTEGSSEKTVLDSKPSVPTTSEGGPELELQIPELPLDSNEFWVHEGCILWANGIYLVCGRLYGLHEALEIAREMKCSHCQEAGATLGCYNKGCSFRYHYPCAIDTDCLLHEENFSLRCPKHKPPLPCPLPALQNKTAKGSLSTEQSERG from the coding sequence ATGCAGTCCTTTCGAGAGCAGAGCAGTTACCACGGAAACCAGCAGAGCTACCCGCAGGAGGTACACAGTTCCTCCCGGCTAGAAGAGTTCAGCCCTCGCCAGGCCCAGATGTTCCAGAATTTTGGGGGTGCAGGAGGCGGCAGTGGTGGCAGCAGCGGTGGCAGTAGTGGTGGCCGACGAGGGACCACAGCAGCTGCGGCAGCGATGACTAGTGAGACCTCTGGACATCAAGGCTACCAGAGTTTCAGGAAAGAAGCTGGAGACTTCTACTACATGGCCAGCAACAAAGACCCTGTGGCAACAGGCACCCCACAGCCTCCTCAGCGAAGGCCTTCTGGGCCTGTGCAGAGCTATGGACCCCCGCAGGGGAGCAGCTTTGGCAATCAGTATGGGAGTGAAGGTCACGTGGGCCAGTTTCAAGCACAGCACTCTGGCCTTGGTGGTGTGTCTCACTATCAGCAGGACTACACGGGGCCTTTCTCTCCGGGGAGTGCTCAGTACCAGCAGCAGGCCTctagccagcagcagcagcagcaacagcagcaagtCCAGCAGCTGAGACAGCAGCTCTACCAGTCCCATCAGCCTCTGCCACAGGCTGCTGGCCAGCCAGCCACTGGCTCATCCCATCTGCAGCCGATGCAGCGGCCGTCGACTCTGCCGTCCACTGCCGCTGGTTATCAGTTACGAGTAGGTCAGTTTGGCCAGCACTACCAGTCTTCTGCTgcttcgtcctcctcctcctcctttccgtCACCGCAGCGTTTCAGCCAGTCTGGTCAGAGCTATGACAGCAGTTACAGTGTGAATGCTGGCTCCCAGTATGAAGGGCATAATGTGAGTTCTAATGCACAGGCTTATGGAACACAATCAAATTACAGCTATCAGCCTCCATCTATGAAAAATTTTGAACAAGCAAAGATCCCACAAGGGAcccagcaggggcagcagcagcagccgccgcaGCAGCAGGCTCAGCAGCAGCCGCAGCAGCAGCATGCGCCACAGCACGTGATGCAGTACACCAGTGCTGCCACCAAGCTGCCCCTGCAGAGCCAGGTGGGGCAGTACAGCCAGCCCGAGGTGCCTGTGAGGTCCCCCATGCAGTTCCATCAGAACTTCAGCCCCATTTCTAACCCTTCTCCAGCTGCCTCTGTGGTTCAGTCTCCAAGCTGTAGCTCTACCCCATCTCCTCTCATGCAGAGTGGGGAGAATCTCCCATGTGGGCAAGGCAGTGTGCCCATGGCTTCCAGAAACAGAATCTTACAGTTAATGCCTCAGCTCAGCCCAACCCCATCGATGATGCCCAGTCCTAACTCACATGCTGCAGGCTTTAAAGGGTTTGGACTTGAAGGAGTGCCAGAAAAGCGACTGACAGACCCTGGGCTGAGTAGTCTGAGTGCCCTGAGTACTCAAGTGGCCAATCTTCCTAATACTGTCCAGCACATGCTACTCTCTGATGCCCTGACACCTCAGAAGAAGACCTCCAAGAGgccctcctcctcttctaagAAAGCAGACAGCTGCACAAACTCTGAAGGCTCCTCCCAGCCTGAAGAACAGCTGAAGTCTCCTATGGCAGAGTCGCTGGATGGAGGCTGCTCTAGCAGTTCCGAGGATCAAGGCGAGAGAGTGAGGCAGCTGAGTGGCCAGAGCACCAGCTCTGACACCACCTACAAGGGGGGAGCCTCAGAGAAAGCTGGCTCTTCCCCAGCACAAGGCGCTCCGAATGAAGCTCCCAGACTCAGTGCCAGCCCTGCAGCCAGAGAAGAGGCGACCTCGCCAGGTGCTAAGGACACATCACCATCATCTGAGAGCAACCCAAAAGTCAATGAGAAGACTGTTGGAGTGATTGTCTCCCGGGAAGCCATGACAACTCGTGCAGAGAAGCCTGGTGGACAGGATAAAGGCTCCCAAGAAGATGATCCCACAGCCACTCAAAGGCCACCCAGCACTGGTGGGGCCAAGGAAACCAGTCATGCAGTGCTTCCACAGCCAGAGCCTCCGGGAGGAGGGAGCAAAGGAAACAAGAGCGGAGATAACTCCAACCACAATGGAGAGGGCAATGGCCAGAGTGGGCACCCTGCAGTGGGCTCTGGCTTCATAGGCAGAACTGAGCCTAGCAAGTCTCCTGGAAGCCTGCGCTATAGTTACAAAGACAGCTTCGGGTCAGCAATGCCAAGAAATGTTGGTGGCTTTCCTCAGTATCCTACAGGACAAGATAAGGGGGATTTCACTGGCCATGGGGAGCGAAAGGGCAGAAATGAGAAGTTCCCTAGCCTTCTGCAGGAAGTGCTTCAGGGTTATCACCACCACCCTGACAGGAGATACTCTAGAAGTAGTCAGGAGCATCAGGGCATGGCTGGTGGCCTGGAGGGAACCACGAGGCCTAATGTCTTAATTAGTCAAACCAATGAATTAGCAAGCAGGGGCCTTTTGAACAAAAGCATTGGGTCCCTATTAGAAAACCCTCATTGGGGTCCCTGGGAGAGGAAATCAGGCAGCACGGCAGCTGAAATGAAACAGATCAATTTGGCAGACTATCCAATTCCCAGAAAGTTTGAAATAGAGCCTCAGTCATCAGTGCATGAGCCCGGGGGTTCCCTCTCTGAAAGAAGATCAGTGATCTGTGACATTTCTCCTCTAAGGCAGATTGTCAGGGACCCAGGGGCTCACTCGCTGGGACACATGGGTGCCGACACCAGACTTGGGAGGAATGAACGCCTCAATCCAAGTTTGAGTCAGTCGGTCATTCTTCCAGGTGGCTTGGTGTCCATGGAAACAAAGCTGAAATCCCAGAGCGGGCAGATAAAAGAGGAAGACTTTGAGCAATCCAAATCCCAAGCCAGTTTCAACAACAAGAAATCTGGAGACCACTGCCATCCTGCTAGCATCAAGCACGAGTCTTACCGAGGCAATGCCAGCCCTGGATCTGCCGCCCATGATTCCATCTCAGACTATGGTCCACAAGACAGCAGACCCACACCCATGCGGCGGGTTCCTGGCAGAATAGGTGGTCGAGAGGGCATGAGGGGTCGGTCCCCTTCTCAGTATCatgatttttcagaaaaattgaagatgtctcctgggaggagcaggggccCAGGAGGAGACCCTCATCACATGAACCCACATATGACCTTTTCAGAGAGAGCCAATAGGAGTTCATTACACACTCCCTTTTCTCCCAACTCAGAAAGCCTGGCCTCTGCGTATCATACAAACACTCGGGCTCATGCTTATGGGGACCCCAGTGCAGGTTTGAATTCTCAGCTCCATTACAAGAGGCAGATGTACCAGCAGCAACAAGAGGAATATAAAGACTGGAGCAGCAGCTCTGCTCAGGGAGTGATTGCTGCGGCCCAACATAGGCAGGAGGGGGCCCGGAAGAGCCCCAGGCAGCAGCAGTTCCTGGACAGAGTGCGGAGCCCTGTGAAAAATGACAAAGATGGCATGATGTATGGCCCACCGATGGGGACTTACCATGACCCCAGTGGTCAGGAAAGTGGGCGCTGCCTCATGTCCAGTGATGGTCTGTCTAACAAAGGCATTGAATTGAAGCATGGCTCCCAGAAGTTACAACAAGAATCCTGTTGGGATCTTTCTCGGCAGACTTCTCCAGCCAAAAGCAGCTGCCCTCCAGGAATGTCCAATCAAAAAAGGTATGGACCTCCCCACGAGACTGACGGACATGGACTGGCGGAATCTACACAGTCATCGAAACCTAGCAATGTTATGCTGAGGCTTCCAGGTCAAGAGGATCATTCTTCTCAAAACCCCCTAATCATGAGGAGGCGGGTTCGTTCTTTTATTTCACCCATTCCCAGTAAGAGGCAGTCACAAGACATGAGGAACAGTAACACTGAAGATAAAGGACGCCTTCTTCACCCATCAAAAGAAGGCTCTGATAAAGCGTTCAATTCCTATGCCCATCTTTCTCACAGTCAGGACTTCAAGTCCATCCCTAAGAGGGAATCCACCAAGGACCTTCCGAGTTCAGACGGTAGAAACTGCCCTGCTGTTACCCTCACAAGTCCTGCTAAGACCAAAATACTGCCCCCTCGCAAAGGACGGGGGTTGAAATTGGAAGCTATAGTTCAGAAGATCACATCCCCAAATATTAGGAGGAGTGCATCCTCAAACAGTGCAGAGGTTGGGGGAGACACAGTTACCCTGGATGACATACTGTCTTTGAAGAGTGGCCCTCCCGAAGGTGGGAATGTTGCTGTTCAGGATGCtgagatggagaagagaaaaggTGAGGTTGTATCTGACCTAGTCTGTCCAAAAAACCAGGAGCTGAACGTAGAAAAACCTATCGCAAGGTCTTCAGAGGAGTGGCGTGGCATTGGGGACGACAAAGTAAAGACTGAGACACACCCAGACATGATCACTGCTGGAAAGGAACCCCCTGGTGCCATGACATCCACAACCTCACAGAAGCCTGGGAGTAACCAGGGTAGACCAGATGGTTCCCTGGGTGGTGCAGCACCTTTAATCTTTCCGGATTCAAAGAATGTACCTGCAGCAGCCGGACTGGCCCCTGAGGCAAATCCTAAGGCTGAAGAGAAGGAGACTGATACAGTGACTATTTCCCCCAAACAAGAGGGTTTCCCTCCAAAGGGGTATTTCCCTtcaggaaagaagaaggggagaccTATAGGTAGTGTGAATAAGCAAAAGAAACAGCAGCAgccaccacctccaccccctcaacCCCCTCATATACCAGAAGGTTCTGCAGATGGAGAGCCAAAGCCAAAaaagcagaggcagaggagggagagaaggaagcccGGGGCCCAACCAAGGAAGCGGAAAACCAAACAGGCAGTTCCCATCGTAGAACCCCAAGAACCTGAGATCAAACTAAAGTATGCCACCCAGCCACTGGATAAAAGCGATGCCAAGAACAAGTCTTTTTTCCCTTATATCCATGTAGTAAATAAGTGTGAACTTGGAGCTGTTTGTACAATCAtcaatgctgaagaagaagaacAGACCAAATTGGTGAGGGGTCGGAAGGGGCAAAGGTCTCTGACTCCACCACCCAGCAGCACTGAGAGTAAGGCGCTCCCAGCCTCATCCTTCATGCTGCAGGGACCTGTAGTGACAGAGTCTTCTGTTATGGGGCACTTGGTTTGCTGTCTGTGCGGCAAGTGGGCCAGTTACCGAAACATGGGTGACCTCTTTGGACCCTTTTATCCCCAAGATTATGCAGCCACTCTCCCGAAGAACCCACCTCCTAAGAGGACCACAGAAATGCAGAGCAAAGTTAAGGTACGGCACAAAAGCGCTTCCAATGGCTCCAAGACGGacactgaggaggaggaggagcagcagcagcagaaggagcaGAGGAGCCTGGCTGCCCACCCCAGGTTTAAGCGGAGACACCGCTCAGAAGACTGTGGTGGAGGCCCTCGGTCCCTGGCCCGGGGCCTTCCCTGTAAAAAAGCAACCACAGAGGGCAGCAGTGAAAAGACTGTTTTGGACTCAAAGCCCTCTGTGCCCACCACTTCAGAAGGTGGCCCTGAGCTGGAGTTACAAATCCCTGAACTACCTCTTGACAGCAATGAATTTTGGGTCCATGAGGGTTGTATTCTCTGGGCCAATGGAATCTACCTGGTCTGTGGCAGGCTCTATGGCCTGCATGAAGCGCTGGAAATAGCCAGAGAGATG